One window from the genome of Amaranthus tricolor cultivar Red isolate AtriRed21 chromosome 9, ASM2621246v1, whole genome shotgun sequence encodes:
- the LOC130823180 gene encoding protein Ycf2-like produces MNRKQETGSIDDMQEVSELFDEIDCSISSVMITFNGMFNDSNQEIVLSSIQSFQRDSAFSTLSKWNLFQTYMPWFLTSTGYKYLNFLFLDTFSDLLSILSSNPKFLSILHDIMYRSDISWRILQKILYLPQWNLISEISSKCLHNLLLYEKTIHQNNESPLIWTHLGSPNVREFFYSILFLLLLAGYLVRTHLLFVFRASSELQTEFEKVKSLMIPSYMIELRKLLDRYPTSEPNSFWLKNLFLVALEQLGDSLEEIWGSVSGDNMLLGSGPAYGFKSIRSKKKYLNINLIDIIDLISIIPNPINRITFSRNTRHLSHTSKEIYSLIRKRKRVNGDWIDDKIESWVASSDSIDDEEREFLVQFSTLTTEKRIDKILLSLTHSDHLSKNDSGYQMIEQPGAIYLRHLVNIHKKYLMNYEFNTSCLTERRVFLAHYQTITYSQTSCGANSFHFPSHGKPFSLRLALSPSRGILVIGSIGTGRSYLVKYLATNSYVPFITVFLNKFLDNKPKGSLIDLSDDIYASASDDIDASDYIDASDDIDYDLDTELELLTMDMMPEIDPFSITLQFELAKAMSPCIIWIPNIHDLDVNESNYLSLGLLVNYLSRDCEKGSTRNILVIASTHIPQKVDPALIAPNQLNTCIKIRRLRIPQQRKHFLTLSYTRGFHLEKKMFHTNGFGSITIGSNVRDLVALINEALSISITQKKSILDTNTIRSALHRQTWDLRSQVRSVQDHGILFYQIGRAVAQNVLLSNCPIDPISIYMKKKSCNEGDSYLYKWYFELGTSMKKLTILLYAQKSAVVRAIVLELRAVEHPSATFIRERLKVWGKASSCSKSQGR; encoded by the coding sequence accaagagATAGTGCTTTCTTCTATTCAATCCTTTCAACGAGATAGTGCTTTTTCAACTCTCTCAAAATGGAATCTATTCCAAACATATATGCCATGGTTCCTTACTTCGACAGGGTACAAATatctaaattttctatttttagatacTTTTTCAGACCTATTGTCAATACTAAGTAGCAATCCAAAATTTTTATCTATTCTTCATGATATTATGTACAGATCAGATATATCATGGCGAATTCTTCAGAAAATTTTGTATCTTCCACAATGGAATCTGATAAGTGAGATTTCGAGTAAGTGTTTACATAATCTTCTTCTGTACGAAAAAacaattcatcaaaataatgaGTCACCATTGATATGGACACATCTGGGATCTCCAAATGTTCGGGAGTTCTTCTATTCAAtccttttccttcttcttcttgcTGGATATCTCGTTCGTACACATCTTCTCTTTGTTTTTCGAGCCTCTAGTGAGTTACAGACAGAGTTCGAAAAGGTCAAATCTTTGATGATTCCATCATACATGATTGAGTTGCGAAAACTTCTGGATAGGTATCCTACATCGGAACCGAATTCCTTCTGGTTAAAGAATCTCTTTTTGGTTGCTTTGGAACAATTAGGAGATTCCTTAGAAGAAATATGGGGTTCTGTTTCTGGCGACAACATGCTATTGGGTAGTGGTCCCGCTTATGGGTTCAAATCAATACGttctaagaaaaaatatttgaatattaATCTAATCGATATCATCGATCTCATAAGTATCATACCAAATCCCATCAATCGAATCACTTTTTCGAGAAATACGAGACATCTAAGTCATACAAGTAAAGAGATCTATTCAttgataagaaaaagaaaaagggtgaACGGTGATTGGATTGATGATAAAATAGAATCCTGGGTCGCGAGCAGTGATTCgattgatgatgaagaaagagaattcTTGGTTCAGTTCTCCACTTTAACGACAgaaaaaaggattgataaaaTTCTATTGAGTCTGACTCATAGTGATCATTTATCAAAGAATGACTCTGGTTATCAAATGATTGAACAACCGGGAGCAATTTACTTACGACACTTAGTTAACATTCATAAAAAGTATCTAATGAATTATGAGTTCAATACATCTTGTTTAACAGAAAGACGAGTATTCCTTGCTCATTATCAGACAATCACTTATTCACAAACCTCGTGTGGGGCTAATAGTTTTCATTTCCCATCTCATGGAAAACCCTTTTCGCTCCGATTAGCCCTATCCCCCTCTAGAGGTATTTTAGTGATAGGTTCTATAGGAACTGGACGATCCTATTTGGTCAAATACCTAGCGACAAACTCCTATGTTCCTTTTATTACGGTATTTCTGAACAAGTTCCTGGATAACAAGCCTAAAGGTTCTCTTATTGATCTTAGTGACGATATTTATGCTAGTGCTAGTGACGATATTGATGCTAGTGACTATATTGATGCTAGTGACGATATCGATTATGACCTTGATACGGAGCTGGAGCTGCTAACTATGGATATGATGCCGGAAATAGACCCATTTTCTATCACCCTTCAATTCGAATTAGCAAAAGCAATGTCTCCTTGCATAATATGGATTCCAAACATTCATGATCTGGATGTGAATGAGTCGAATTACTTATCCCTCGGTCTATTAGTGAACTATCTCTCCAGGGATTGTGAAAAAGGGTCTACTAGAAATATTCTTGTTATTGCTTCGACTCATATTCCGCAAAAAGTGGATCCCGCTCTAATAGCCCCGAATCAATTAAATACATGCATTAAGATACGAAGGCTTCGTATTCCACAACAACGAAAGCACTTTTTGACTCTTTCATATACTAGGGGATTTCACTTGGAAAAGAAAATGTTCCATACTAATGGATTCGGGTCCATAACCATTGGTTCCAATGTACGAGATCTTGTAGCACTTATCAATGAGGCCCTATCGATTAGTATTACACAGAAGAAATCCATTCTAGACACTAATACAATTCGATCCGCTCTTCATAGACAAACTTGGGATTTGCGATCCCAGGTAAGATCGGTTCAGGATCATGGGATCCTTTTCTATCAGATAGGAAGGGCTGTTGCACAAAATGTACTTCTAAGTAATTGCCCTATAGAtcctatatctatctatatgaAGAAGAAATCATGTAACGAAGGGGATTCTTATTTGTACAAATGGTACTTCGAACTTGGAACGAGCATGAAGAAATTAACGAtacttctttatgcgcaaaaat